Proteins from a genomic interval of Sparus aurata chromosome 21, fSpaAur1.1, whole genome shotgun sequence:
- the mfsd8l2 gene encoding major facilitator superfamily domain-containing protein 8, with protein MDNHQKRNLTFLTIGLIFMLSGIEYAVILPTIWRYLQILEAPPYFLGLGLSAFSLSALLSGPLFGFWSDRSKTTKSIVLFSNLFEIAGNFMYFIGYSKWLLLCSRLVAGVGAGAGSSIFGFLTRSTRPEERAGIFAAIMAGRQAGLLVGPAFNLFLRLCDFKLGPFVVNKYTSPGIFMCLLWVLLQFVVLAMYWDVPPISSEGGAVMMEMKQEEEGCDEEEVPLIGSDVELQHTYRAVNTDQLESSTCSSEAQPVHGASADSNPFKNFSVSGEFLREEVVVLLTAQFITLFNQTALETMVTPMTQRYFSFGELANSLMYSLCGVEVILGFFFVRWLSRKVEDRAVLAVGLFICCTACVWCLVFLGNPRGGYGWELSAFIIGVFLQLLGLPFVAVSQVSLFSKVTAEKTQGFSQGVRRSVGGLATILGPLWAGGLTNNLYIMLGMMLALLVMISVMTALSYERLTERRAVQCAQSSDSGG; from the exons ATGGATAATCACCAGAAGAGGAATTTAACTTTTCTTACCATTGGACTGATATTTATGCTGAGCGGCATTGAGTACG CCGTCATCCTGCCCACAATATGGAGGTACCTCCAGATTTTGGAGGCCCCGCCGTACTTCCTGGGCCTGGGACTGTCTGCCTTCAGTCTGAGCGCGCTCCTTTCAGGCCCGCTCTTTGGGTTCTGGTCGGACCGGAGCAAAACTACAAAGTCCATCGTCCTTTTCTCCAACCTTTTCGAGATTGCCG GTAACTTCATGTATTTTATTGGATATTCAAAGTGGCTGTTGCTCTGCAGTCGGCTTGTAGCag GTGTCGGTGCAGGAGCGGGCTCCTCCATCTTTGGTTTCCTGACTCGGAGCACACGCCCGGAGGAGCGCGCCGGTATCTTCGCAGCAATCATGGCCGGTCGACAAGCTGGCCTCCTTGTCG GGCCGGCGTTCAACCTGTTCCTGCGGCTGTGTGATTTCAAGCTGGGGCCCTTTGTTGTCAACAAATATACATCTCCTGGG ATCTTCATGTGTCTGCTGTGGGTGCTGCTCCAGTTTGTCGTCCTGGCCATGTACTGGGACGTACCGCCCATCAGCTCGGAGGGGGGGGCAGTGATGATGGAGAtgaaacaagaggaggagggctgCGACGAGGAGGAGGTGCCGCTGATTGGGTCCGACGTGGAGCTGCAGCACACCTACAGGGCCGTCAACACCGACCAACTGGAGAGCTCCACCTGCTCGTCTGAGGCGCAGCCCGTCCACGGTGCCTCGGCGGACTCGAACCCCTTCAAAAACTTCAGTGTCAGCGGAG AGTTCCTGAGAGAGGAGGTGGTTGTTCTCCTCACGGCTCAGTTCATCACTCTCTTCAATCAGACAGCCCTGGAG accatggtgaCGCCTATGACGCAGCGCTACTTTAGCTTTGGCGAGCTGGCCAACAGCCTGATGTACAGCCTGTGCGGGGTGGAGGTCATCCTGGGCTTCTTCTTCGTCCGCTGGCTgagcaggaaggtggaggaCCGAGCCGTGCTGGCCGTGGGCCTGTTCATCTGCTGCACCGCCTGCGTCTGGTGCCTCGTCTTCCTCGGCAACCCCCGAG GTGGTTATGGATGGGAGCTGTCGGCCTTCATCATCGGagtgtttctgcagctgctgGGGCTTCCCTTCGTGGCCGTGTCTCAGGTGTCTCTCTTCTCCAAAgtcacagcagagaaaacacaag GATTCAGCCAAGGTGTCCGACGCTCAGTTGGGGGCCTGGCCACCATCTTGGGTCCTTTGTGGGCTGGAGGACTGACCAATAATTTGTACATAATGCTGGGCATGATGCTCGCGCTCCTCGTAATGATCTCA GTTATGACAGCGCTGTCCTACGAGCGCCTGACTGAGCGCAGGGCAGTGCAGTGTGCTCAGAGCTCTGACAGCGGAGgataa
- the kcnmb3 gene encoding calcium-activated potassium channel subunit beta-3 isoform X2, whose product MFLNAASPRRSFSIPININLQGARRRQTRDLFHTSTAQEQEWSRGVDGRGGQRARTQMPVSSVGEDRAILLGFAMMAFSVLMFFVVGITVLKPYVASKWEEASCVLLGTEILEEWVDCRGVSAVPCLRVKVNLTASNQTALLHFDEDLVLLALECFYIPKCRMARAELQREVEEVKKFLEAKLESPKLCFADRKRHPERALWGRKYTHKDALLAVVWPCLMLGGGALLVGLVKLTQYLARMSSETCSEAGGSRMTGRHTQGKLYRLLQRSSTQSPS is encoded by the exons ATGTTCTTGAACGCAGCTTCTCCCCGGAGGTCGTTCAGCATCCCCATTAACATCAACCTGCAGGGTGCTCGCAGGCGGCAGACACG AGATCTGTTCCACACATCGACAGCTCAGGAGCAGGAGTGGAGCAGAGGGGTGGATGGGCGCGGAGGGCAGCGAGCTCGGACCCAGATGCCAGTGTCGAGTGTGGGGGAGGACAGAGCCATCCTGCTGGGCTTCGCCATGATGGCCTTCTCTGTGCTCATGTTCTTTGTGGTTGGCATCACTGTGCTCAAACCTTATGTTGCCAG CAAGTGGGAGGAGGCCAGCTGTGTTCTCTTGGGGACCGAAATCCTGGAGGAGTGGGTGGACTGCAGAGGTGTGAGCGCCGTGCCTTGCCTCAGGGTAAAGGTTAATCTCACAGCCTCCAATCAGACGGCTCTCCTCCACTTTGACGAGGACTTGGTGCTCCTCGCTCTTGAG tGTTTCTACATACCAAAATGTCGGATGGCCAGAGCAGAACTTCAGAGGGAAGTTGAGGAAGTGAAAAAATTCCTGGAAGCAAAACTGGAGAGCCCCAAATTGTGCTTCGCTGACCGCAAGCGGCACCCGGAGAGGGCCTTATGGGGCAGGAAGTACACCCATAAGGACGCCCTGTTGGCAGTGGTGTGGCCCTGTCTCATGCTGGGTGGAGGAGCTCTGTTGGTGGGCCTGGTGAAGCTGACGCAGTACTTGGCCCGCATGTCGTCTGAGACGTGCAGCGAGGCTGGGGGCAGCAGAATGACAGGGAGACACACTCAGGGCAAACTGTACAGACTCCTCCAGAGGTCCAGCACGCAGTCTCCCTCATGA
- the kcnmb3 gene encoding calcium-activated potassium channel subunit beta-3 isoform X1, producing MKCVDASNQKSNLYHCWIKSLNPWCPCLPLYACVCVCVCVCVCVCVPVCEGHRDLFHTSTAQEQEWSRGVDGRGGQRARTQMPVSSVGEDRAILLGFAMMAFSVLMFFVVGITVLKPYVASKWEEASCVLLGTEILEEWVDCRGVSAVPCLRVKVNLTASNQTALLHFDEDLVLLALECFYIPKCRMARAELQREVEEVKKFLEAKLESPKLCFADRKRHPERALWGRKYTHKDALLAVVWPCLMLGGGALLVGLVKLTQYLARMSSETCSEAGGSRMTGRHTQGKLYRLLQRSSTQSPS from the exons ATGAAATGTGTCGAtgcatcaaatcaaaaatctaATTTGTACCACTGTTGGATTAAATCACTAAATCCCTGGTGTCCATGTCTGCCTTtatatgcctgtgtgtgtgtgtgtgtgtgtgtgtgtgtgtgtgtgtgcgtgcctgtgtgtgaggGACACAGAGATCTGTTCCACACATCGACAGCTCAGGAGCAGGAGTGGAGCAGAGGGGTGGATGGGCGCGGAGGGCAGCGAGCTCGGACCCAGATGCCAGTGTCGAGTGTGGGGGAGGACAGAGCCATCCTGCTGGGCTTCGCCATGATGGCCTTCTCTGTGCTCATGTTCTTTGTGGTTGGCATCACTGTGCTCAAACCTTATGTTGCCAG CAAGTGGGAGGAGGCCAGCTGTGTTCTCTTGGGGACCGAAATCCTGGAGGAGTGGGTGGACTGCAGAGGTGTGAGCGCCGTGCCTTGCCTCAGGGTAAAGGTTAATCTCACAGCCTCCAATCAGACGGCTCTCCTCCACTTTGACGAGGACTTGGTGCTCCTCGCTCTTGAG tGTTTCTACATACCAAAATGTCGGATGGCCAGAGCAGAACTTCAGAGGGAAGTTGAGGAAGTGAAAAAATTCCTGGAAGCAAAACTGGAGAGCCCCAAATTGTGCTTCGCTGACCGCAAGCGGCACCCGGAGAGGGCCTTATGGGGCAGGAAGTACACCCATAAGGACGCCCTGTTGGCAGTGGTGTGGCCCTGTCTCATGCTGGGTGGAGGAGCTCTGTTGGTGGGCCTGGTGAAGCTGACGCAGTACTTGGCCCGCATGTCGTCTGAGACGTGCAGCGAGGCTGGGGGCAGCAGAATGACAGGGAGACACACTCAGGGCAAACTGTACAGACTCCTCCAGAGGTCCAGCACGCAGTCTCCCTCATGA